The following proteins are encoded in a genomic region of Amycolatopsis sulphurea:
- a CDS encoding serine/threonine-protein kinase has product MTGLASALLSLAHALFGPGFCPGDWVWATTTAGALVALIPALGALIVAVVRKGTGNRYDATTLSVFGLIGVVSVLLLPWLLSSGVSQLFQGAVRGAVTWLSASETQTLNQEFCTFVGVQKTYLGGGPNVFETLFYPGGLKLSYALYLLALTVLPAGSLLFVMLQARTAFRRGPKWPARFFWIPFVVLVLASVGMTANVAVHFWLGFLPFSVLGLIPVAMVGPPPWSVINRPEPRREEPPPRREPPPVSKPYPATALSAPLEPPGQLAAMPGPVPPPPGSRGAGGSRYRRTRRLGQGGFGTVWQAVDTQLNRTVALKIAHAPDHDTAERMQREARALAVVNHPNCVRVYDLVEEPDGLALVMEYLEGRPLADVVDGQGPIDDVAAGRLWATMAGALAAAHEKGVLHRDLKPSNVILDPAGMAHLIDFGIARSQGDAKMTATGMMIGTPDFVAPEQAMGAPASPASDAWQLAATVSYALAGQPPRGTRETPMAALMAAARADPVSHLPRRSAHARILAASLDPEPRHRPTLHAVRREVEGWLSRAGKSTDGPVTQIVPRHTPR; this is encoded by the coding sequence GTGACGGGTTTGGCGAGCGCGCTGCTCTCGCTTGCGCACGCCTTGTTCGGGCCGGGCTTCTGCCCCGGTGATTGGGTGTGGGCGACGACTACGGCGGGTGCGCTCGTCGCGCTCATCCCGGCGCTGGGTGCGCTGATCGTCGCGGTGGTCCGCAAGGGCACCGGCAATCGCTACGACGCCACTACGCTCAGCGTGTTCGGCCTCATCGGTGTCGTCAGCGTGCTGCTGCTGCCGTGGCTGCTGTCCTCCGGCGTCTCCCAGCTGTTCCAGGGTGCGGTGAGGGGCGCGGTAACCTGGCTTTCGGCGTCCGAGACGCAGACGCTGAACCAGGAATTCTGCACGTTCGTCGGGGTGCAGAAGACCTACCTCGGCGGCGGCCCGAATGTTTTCGAGACGCTGTTCTATCCCGGTGGCCTCAAGCTCTCCTACGCGCTGTACCTGCTGGCCTTGACGGTGCTGCCCGCGGGCTCGCTGCTGTTCGTCATGCTGCAGGCGCGCACCGCGTTCCGCCGCGGCCCGAAGTGGCCCGCGCGGTTCTTCTGGATCCCCTTCGTGGTGCTGGTGCTGGCAAGTGTCGGGATGACGGCCAACGTCGCGGTGCACTTCTGGCTCGGGTTCCTGCCCTTCAGCGTGCTCGGGCTGATCCCGGTCGCCATGGTCGGGCCACCGCCCTGGTCGGTGATCAACCGTCCGGAGCCGCGCCGGGAGGAGCCGCCCCCGCGCCGGGAGCCGCCGCCGGTGAGCAAGCCCTACCCGGCCACCGCGCTCTCTGCTCCGCTGGAGCCGCCGGGCCAGCTCGCCGCCATGCCGGGGCCGGTTCCGCCGCCACCCGGGTCCCGCGGGGCCGGCGGCAGCCGCTACCGGCGTACCCGGCGGCTCGGCCAAGGTGGCTTCGGCACTGTCTGGCAAGCCGTCGACACTCAGCTGAACCGGACGGTCGCGCTGAAGATCGCGCACGCGCCCGACCACGACACCGCGGAGCGCATGCAGCGCGAGGCGCGGGCACTGGCCGTGGTCAACCACCCGAACTGCGTGCGGGTCTACGACCTCGTCGAGGAGCCGGACGGGCTCGCGCTGGTCATGGAGTACCTGGAGGGCCGCCCGCTCGCCGACGTGGTCGACGGCCAGGGCCCGATCGACGACGTGGCCGCCGGGCGGTTGTGGGCCACCATGGCCGGTGCGCTCGCCGCCGCGCACGAGAAGGGCGTGCTGCACCGCGACCTCAAGCCGTCCAACGTGATCCTCGATCCGGCCGGCATGGCGCACCTGATCGACTTCGGTATCGCGCGTAGCCAGGGCGACGCGAAGATGACGGCCACCGGCATGATGATCGGCACCCCGGATTTCGTGGCGCCGGAGCAGGCGATGGGCGCCCCGGCGAGCCCGGCGTCGGACGCTTGGCAGCTCGCCGCCACGGTCAGCTACGCCCTCGCCGGGCAGCCGCCGCGTGGTACCCGCGAGACGCCGATGGCAGCACTGATGGCCGCCGCGCGCGCCGACCCTGTGTCGCACCTGCCGCGCCGGTCCGCGCACGCCCGCATCCTCGCCGCTTCGCTCGACCCGGAGCCACGCCACCGTCCGACGCTCCACGCCGTGCGCCGTGAGGTGGAAGGCTGGCTCAGCCGGGCCGGAAAGTCGACCGATGGGCCGGTCACCCAGATCGTGCCGCGCCACACACCCCGCTGA
- a CDS encoding propionyl-CoA synthetase produces MGAYAETYRRSLDDPEQFWLEAARAIDWTKPPTRALDSSRAPFHRWFPDGELNTAYNALDRHADSGRGEQAALIWDSPVTGQQRRYSYRELRDEVATFAGALASLGVVRGDRVILYLPMIPEAVIAMLACARIGAVHSVVFGGFAPKELAARIEDARPKLILAASCGIEPTRIVEYKPIIDAALAMTGHQPQHVVVYQREAAAAELSGTDLDWVDLVQTAEPVDPVPVRATDPLYILYTSGTTGKPKGVVRDAGGHAVALAWSMGAIYDIRAGDVWWTASDVGWVVGHSYIVYAPLLVGATTVLYEGKPVGTPDAGAFWRVISEHRVQALFTAPTALRAVKRVDPEAAELAKYDLGAFRTLFLAGERLDPETYRWAHDILGTPVVDHWWQTETGWPIAANCRGLEPLPTKPGSATKPVPGWDVRVLGQAGEELPAGQEGAISLKLPLPPGSLPTLWGDDERYREAYLSRYPGYYLTGDSGYFDEDGYLFVMGRTDDVINVAGHRLSTGSMEAVLAGHPAVAECAVIGVADQLKGQVPRGFVVVKAGVDVAEEQLREELVALVRRDIGPVAAFRDVSVVAALPKTRSGKILRKTMRGIADGRDEPVPSTIEDPGVLDALRAVLRP; encoded by the coding sequence GTGGGCGCGTACGCGGAGACTTACCGGCGCAGTCTGGACGACCCGGAGCAGTTCTGGCTCGAAGCAGCGAGGGCGATCGACTGGACGAAGCCGCCCACCCGTGCGCTGGATTCCTCGCGTGCTCCCTTCCACCGGTGGTTTCCCGACGGTGAGCTGAACACCGCGTACAACGCGCTGGACCGGCACGCCGACAGTGGCCGCGGTGAGCAGGCCGCGCTGATCTGGGACTCACCGGTGACCGGCCAGCAGCGCCGCTACTCCTATCGGGAGCTGCGCGACGAGGTGGCGACCTTCGCCGGTGCGCTCGCTTCGCTCGGGGTCGTCCGGGGCGACCGCGTCATCCTGTATCTGCCGATGATTCCCGAGGCTGTCATCGCGATGCTCGCCTGCGCACGGATCGGCGCGGTGCACTCCGTGGTGTTCGGCGGATTCGCGCCGAAGGAGCTGGCCGCGCGGATCGAGGACGCGCGGCCGAAGCTGATCCTCGCCGCGTCGTGCGGGATCGAGCCGACCCGGATCGTCGAGTACAAGCCGATCATCGACGCCGCGCTCGCGATGACCGGGCACCAGCCGCAGCACGTGGTGGTGTACCAGCGCGAGGCCGCGGCCGCCGAGCTGTCCGGTACCGATCTCGACTGGGTCGATCTGGTGCAGACTGCCGAGCCGGTGGATCCGGTGCCGGTGCGGGCGACCGATCCGCTGTACATCCTCTACACCTCGGGCACCACCGGGAAGCCGAAGGGCGTGGTGCGCGACGCGGGCGGCCACGCGGTCGCGCTGGCCTGGTCGATGGGCGCGATCTACGACATCCGCGCCGGCGACGTCTGGTGGACCGCCTCCGACGTCGGCTGGGTTGTCGGGCACTCCTACATCGTGTACGCGCCGCTGCTGGTGGGCGCGACAACCGTGCTGTACGAAGGAAAACCCGTCGGCACCCCGGACGCGGGCGCGTTCTGGCGGGTCATCTCCGAGCACCGCGTGCAGGCGTTGTTCACCGCGCCGACCGCGTTGCGTGCGGTGAAGCGGGTCGACCCGGAGGCGGCGGAACTGGCGAAGTACGACCTGGGCGCGTTTCGCACGTTGTTCCTGGCCGGGGAGCGGCTCGATCCGGAGACATATCGCTGGGCACACGACATTCTCGGCACCCCGGTGGTCGACCACTGGTGGCAGACCGAGACCGGCTGGCCGATCGCGGCGAACTGCCGCGGGCTGGAGCCGCTGCCGACGAAACCCGGTTCGGCGACGAAACCGGTCCCCGGCTGGGACGTGCGCGTGCTCGGGCAGGCGGGAGAGGAGCTGCCGGCGGGTCAGGAGGGTGCGATCTCACTGAAGCTGCCGCTGCCGCCCGGGTCGCTGCCCACGCTGTGGGGCGACGACGAGCGTTACCGCGAGGCGTATCTGTCGCGGTATCCGGGCTACTACCTCACCGGCGACTCCGGCTACTTCGACGAGGACGGCTACCTGTTCGTCATGGGCCGCACCGACGACGTGATCAACGTGGCCGGGCATCGGCTGTCCACCGGGTCGATGGAAGCTGTGCTGGCCGGGCACCCGGCAGTGGCGGAATGCGCGGTGATCGGCGTGGCCGATCAGCTCAAGGGCCAGGTGCCGCGCGGGTTCGTGGTGGTGAAGGCGGGCGTGGACGTGGCCGAGGAGCAATTGCGAGAGGAACTTGTGGCCTTGGTGCGCCGCGACATCGGCCCGGTGGCGGCCTTCCGCGACGTGTCCGTGGTCGCCGCTCTGCCGAAAACGCGTTCGGGGAAGATCCTGCGCAAGACCATGCGCGGCATCGCCGACGGCCGCGACGAGCCGGTCCCTTCGACCATCGAGGACCCGGGCGTGCTGGACGCCTTGCGCGCCGTTCTGCGGCCCTGA